Proteins from one Orenia marismortui DSM 5156 genomic window:
- the gatA gene encoding Asp-tRNA(Asn)/Glu-tRNA(Gln) amidotransferase subunit GatA, giving the protein MELYQLTAHKLHEKLVNGEVSAREITESIYNRINQVEEDVQAYITLTKEEALKQADKVDEKICNGEKIGPLAGIPIAIKDNMSTEGVKTTCASQILHNYKPPYDATVIKKLAAEDFVMVGKANMDEFAMGSSTENSGMHPTSNPWDLERVPGGSSGGSAAAVAADEAIISLGSDTGGSIRQPAALCGIVGMKPTYGLVSRYGLVAFASSLDQIGPFAKDITDCALALNYIAGHDEFDSTSVDREVPDYTESLNKDIKGMKIGVPTEYFGDGIDQEVKDAVWNAIKKLEELGAEYEEVSLPHTDYALSAYYLIAPAEASSNLARYDGVRYGLRNKEAKGLVEMYKKTRQDGFGDEVKRRIMLGTYALSSGYYDAYYKKAQKIRTLVKQDFDKAFEKYDVLISPTTPTTAFKIGDKSNDPLEMYLSDICTIPINLAGIPALSMPCGLDSKGLPIGLQIIGTHFGEEKILQVAHAFEQATEFHKNKPNL; this is encoded by the coding sequence ATGGAACTTTATCAATTAACTGCCCATAAACTACATGAGAAATTGGTTAATGGGGAAGTTAGTGCTAGAGAGATTACTGAGTCTATTTATAATAGAATTAATCAGGTTGAAGAAGATGTACAAGCTTATATAACATTAACTAAGGAAGAGGCATTAAAACAGGCAGATAAAGTAGATGAAAAGATTTGCAATGGTGAAAAGATTGGTCCATTAGCAGGAATTCCAATTGCTATTAAAGATAATATGTCTACTGAAGGAGTTAAGACTACTTGTGCTTCTCAGATATTACATAATTATAAACCACCTTATGATGCTACAGTAATTAAAAAGTTAGCAGCAGAGGACTTTGTAATGGTAGGTAAGGCTAATATGGATGAATTTGCAATGGGATCTTCTACTGAAAATTCTGGAATGCATCCAACATCAAACCCTTGGGATTTAGAAAGAGTTCCAGGAGGTTCAAGTGGTGGATCTGCAGCAGCAGTTGCAGCAGATGAAGCTATTATTTCTTTAGGATCAGATACAGGTGGTTCTATTCGCCAACCTGCAGCTTTATGTGGAATAGTAGGAATGAAGCCTACTTATGGCCTTGTTTCTCGTTATGGTTTAGTTGCTTTTGCATCATCTTTAGATCAGATTGGACCTTTTGCTAAGGATATAACAGATTGTGCTTTAGCTTTAAATTACATAGCAGGTCATGATGAATTTGATTCCACTTCTGTTGATAGAGAAGTACCAGATTATACAGAAAGTTTAAATAAGGATATTAAAGGGATGAAAATTGGTGTTCCTACAGAGTATTTTGGTGATGGAATTGATCAAGAGGTTAAAGATGCTGTTTGGAATGCTATTAAAAAGTTAGAAGAATTAGGTGCAGAATATGAAGAGGTATCTTTACCACATACTGACTATGCTTTATCTGCATATTACTTAATTGCACCTGCAGAAGCAAGTTCTAACTTAGCTCGTTATGATGGAGTGCGTTATGGTTTAAGAAATAAAGAAGCTAAAGGTTTAGTGGAAATGTATAAGAAGACTCGTCAAGATGGTTTTGGTGATGAGGTTAAACGTAGAATTATGTTAGGAACTTATGCTTTGAGTTCTGGGTATTATGATGCTTATTACAAAAAAGCACAGAAAATCAGAACTTTAGTTAAGCAAGATTTTGACAAAGCCTTTGAAAAATATGATGTTTTAATTTCACCAACAACTCCAACTACAGCATTTAAAATTGGAGACAAATCTAATGATCCATTAGAAATGTACTTATCTGATATCTGTACTATTCCAATTAACTTAGCTGGTATTCCTGCTTTATCTATGCCATGTGGATTAGATAGTAAAGGGTTACCAATTGGTTTACAGATAATAGGTACTCACTTTGGAGAGGAAAAGATTTTACAAGTTGCTCATGCTTTTGAGCAAGCTACAGAATTTCATAAAAATAAACCTAATTTGTAG